In the genome of Raphanus sativus cultivar WK10039 unplaced genomic scaffold, ASM80110v3 Scaffold2691, whole genome shotgun sequence, one region contains:
- the LOC108827745 gene encoding LOW QUALITY PROTEIN: probable glutathione peroxidase 8 (The sequence of the model RefSeq protein was modified relative to this genomic sequence to represent the inferred CDS: inserted 1 base in 1 codon), producing MPFSFVSSVLLAALFSLISRASMATKDPESVYDISIEDANGNSLELSQYKDKVLLIVNVASKCGMTNSNYTELNELYNKYKDKGLEILAFPCNQFGEEEPGTTAQITEFVCTRFKSEFPIFNKIEVNGENASPLYKFLKKGKWGIFXDEIQWNFAKFLVDKNGQAVERYYPTTSPLTLEHDIKKLLNLS from the exons ATGCCTTTTAGCTTTGTTTCTTCTGTCCTACTCGCAGCACTCTTCTCTCTCATTTCTCGTGCTTCTATGGCGACGAAAGACCCAGAATCTGTTTACGATATAAGCATCGAG GATGCAAATGGAAACAGCTTAGAACTCAGTCAATACAAAGACAAAGTTCTTCTAATTGTCAATGTCGCTTCCAAATG TGGGATGACGAACTCTAACTACACTGAATTGAATGAGCTTTACAACAAGTACAAAGACAAAG GTCTGGAGATTCTAGCATTTCCTTGTAATCAATTTGGTGAAGAGGAACCTGGAACTACTGCCCAAATTACAGAGTTTGTCTGTACACGCTTCAAATCTGAGTTCCCCATTTTCAACAAG ATTGAAGTGAACGGAGAGAATGCTTCCCCTCTTTATAAGTTCTTGAAAAAAGGCAAATGGGGAATCT GGGACGAGATTCAGTGGAACTTTGCCAAGTTTCTTGTTGACAAGAATGGTCAAGCTGTTGAACGTTACTACCCAACTACTTCTCCTCTTACACTAGAG CATGACATCAAGAAGCTTCTGAACCTCTCATGA